The genomic DNA GGCGCTCGCGGAAGTCGGCCTCACCGGCCTGACCGTGACGGAGGTCAAGGGCTTCGGCCGCCAGAAAGGGCATACCGAGCTCTATCGTGGTGCAGAGTATGTGGTCGACTTTCTGCCGAAAGTGAAGATCGAAGTCGTGGTCGCGGACAGCCAGTGCGATCAGGTGATCGACGCGATCATCGGCGCGGCGCGTACCGGCAAGATCGGCGACGGCAAGATCTTCGTCGCTGACGTCGAACGCGTGATCCGTATTCGTACCGGCGAAGAGAACGAAGCAGCGGTATAAGTCGGCGCATTCTCGCACCGGCCCGGTGCGTGCAATGACTCAAAATTGCGCGGCCAATAAAAAACGGTGCAATACCCTTGCGGATATTGCACCGATACGCGCCTCTCGCAGCAGCGTGAAAAAAGATTCTCTTGGAGAAACTTGTGTTACACCCCGAGGGTCATGCCCTCGGGGCGCACCGTTCGATTAGAACGAGTGCTGGATACCTGCGTACACGCCGGTTTGCGCGCGGCCTTGCAGCGGGTTGTCCGTTTCTGGGGCATAGCCCGCGTTATTTGCATTCAGACCGAAGTTAGCCGCACGGCTGTTCGACACCCCTGCAATCTGGATATCCAACAGAGTGCGCTTGGACAGGTTGTACGAACCACCGACCGTGTAGATCGTTGCATTGCCCGCGCCGTTGTTGCCGTTCACGTGGTAGACCGCTGCAATCAGCGCTGCAGCCGGCGTTGCTTGCCACGTCACGCCGCCCCACTCATGATCGAGCGTGGTCGGCTGACCATACACGACGCTGGTAGCACCTGCGGAACGGACTGCCTGGTAAGCGGCCTGCACCTTGAACTGGCCGAGGAACACGTTCACGAGCGCCGAGTATTCACGCGACGCCGCGAACACGCCGTTGCTCGTGTTATCCGTATTGATGCCATTGTTGGCGACTGCACCGCCCCAAAGTGCGCCGGTCTTCGAGTTGCGGATTTCGTCATAGATACCGCGGACCTGGAACAACGAGCTCGTGTAGGTGACCTGTGCACCGGCCTCGCGGCCTTGCGGAGTCGTGCCGTTGCCGTTCCAGCTCGTTGAATTCGACAGCGCGTATTGGCCGTAGAAGTCAAAGCCTGCGAACTTCGGCGACTGGTACGCGAAGTTGTTGCTCGATTGCGGCCAGTTGCGGCCACGCACCAGCGATGCCGACGACCAGTTCGATTGACCGAACGGGTCGAAGTCCCACACACCGTTCGAGATGAAGAGCATGCGGCCCATCGTGAACGTACCGTACTGCGCGTTCGACACACCGACCGTTGCCCAGCGATTGAAGAGACCGCCGTTGCCAGGACCCGCGCCCGTCATCGTGTTGAACGAGCCTTCCAACTGGAACAGGACCTTGTTGCCGCCACCGATGTCCTCGACACCCTTCATGCCCCACAGGCTGGTACCCCAGTCGCCGCTTTCCGCTTTCCAGCGGGTCGTGTGCTGGGTGGCCGCGCCGTTGGCGTTGAGATTGTTCGAACCCGGAACGCCCGACATGTATTCGATGCCCGCATCGAGGCGGCCATACAGCGTGACGCTGCTCTGAGCGTGTGCAACAACGCCGGCCGACATCAGCGCAGCGGCGAGCAAAGCTTTCTTCATCTTCTCCTCCATACCCTGTCAAAAAAAGAAACCCAGTACTGCGAGTGGTGTTCGGACGCGATCAGCACCGAACAGAAAAGCGGTACCAGGGGAGAGTGGCGGGCGGATAGGGTCTCCTGCCATGACTTGCAGCGTCGAGCTGTCTTTGCGTCATGCCGATCCCTCGCCGACCGGTTCTCCTCTGTTTGAAGTGAAACTACTTTTAATCAACTTTGTTTTGCTACTTTGGTTACTAATTTATCAAAAATAACTTTAACTGGGAGAAGAAATTAGGACCAGCCACAGGGGGTGTCGCCAAATTGCAATACGAATGTGGGCCGGGACCCGGAGCGATCCCGTAAGAAAACGCCCAAAGCCTTGTCCGGTAAGGGATTGAAGGCGTGGGAGGGGGCGTATTAAGGATTGCCACTATTGACGTTTCGAAAGTGGCAGGTTAAGGCGAAAACGTGGCCCGAATGGCCACTTTGGCGAGGTTTTCGGCGCTTTTTCGTGGTACGAATGGCCGGGAGGAAGGAGGCAATAACAATGAAAAAGGCGCTCGAAAGCGCCTTGTAAAACTACTTCGACTACATTTCAGATGCGATCCGCATCATAAGTAGTCCTGGGTAATCTTATTATTTGAGACTACCTGACAGGAATTGCTTTAAACGTTCGCTCTTCGTGTTCTTGAACACCTCGTCTGGATGACCTTCTTCCTCGACGCGGCCCTGGTGCAGGAACATCACATGGTTCGACACGTTGCGCGCGAAACCCATTTCGTGCGTGACGACAATCATCGTGCGGCCTTCCTCGGCGAGCTTTTGCATCACCTTCAGCACTTCGCCGACGAGTTCCGGGTCGAGCGCGGAGGTCGGTTCGTCGAACAGCATCACGTCGGGATGCATCGCGAGAGCCCGCGCAATCGCGACGCGCTGCTGCTGGCCGCCCGACAGATGGGACGGATACTGCTTCTCGAGACGCGGCGCGAGACCGACCTTCTCGAGATATTCGCGCGCGCGATCCTCGGCTTCCTTGCGCTTCAGACCGAGCACGTGCACCGGCGCCTCGATGATGTTTTCGAGCACGTTCATGTGCGACCACAGATTGAAGTGCTGGAACACCATCGCGAGCTTCGTGCGCACGCGCTGCAACTGCTTCGGGTCCGACACGCGCAACGCACCGTCCTTGGCGGTCTGCGTGCGCACTTCCTCGCCGTCGACGAAGATGCGCCCCGCGTTCGGCTGTTCGAGAAAGTTAATGCAGCGGAGCATCGTGCTCTTGCCCGAACCGGACGAACCGATTACGCTGATCACATCGCCGGCATTGGCTTTCAGCGACACGCCCTTCAGGACTTCGTTGTCGCCGTACTTTTTGTGAAGCTCATCGACGAAGAGCTTCTGCTTCATGGAATTCATCAGGATCCTTAACGAGCTTGCTTGTCCAGGGACGCGCAGTTACTTGCCTTGCGGCCGCAGGTAAGCGAGCCAGCGACGCTCGGCGCGGCGGAACAGCCACACGAGCGCGAAAGAAATACACAGATACAGCAGCGCGGCGATGCCGAACGCGTTGAACGACTGATACGTCGCGGAGTTCACGTCGCGGGCGATCTTCAGGATGTCCGGCACCGTGGCCGTGAACGCGACGGTGGTCGCGTGCAGCATCAGGATCACTTCGTTGCTGTAGTAGGGCAGTGCGCGGCGCAGCGCCGACGGCAGAATGACGCGCCGGTACAGCGTGAACGACGACATGCCGTACGCGCGCGCCGCTTCGATCTCCCCATAAGGCGTCGCCTTGATCGCGCCCGCGAAGATCTCGGTGGTGTACGCGCAGGTGTTGAGCGTGAACGCGAGCAGCGTGCAATGCATGCCGTCGCGGAAGAACGCGTTGGTCAGCTCGTTGTTGCGGATGATCTCAAGGCTGTAGAGGCCCGTGTAGCACAGCAGCAACTGCACGTAGAGCGGTGTGCCGCGGAAGATATACGTATACAGCCACACCAGGCCAGCGAGCCATTTCTTCTTCGACACGCGCGCGACCGAGAGCGGTATCGACAGACAGAAGCCGAGGCCGATCGACACGACCAGCAGCCACAACGTGATCGCGACGCCGGTGAAGCGGTAGCCGTCGCTGAACAGATAGTTACGCCAATATTGCTGAATGATCTCGATCATAGATCCGCCTTTCGCACGCCGGTCGAGTAACGCTTTTCGAGGTACATCAGCACGAAGTTCGACACTGTGGTGATGAGGAGATAGATCGCCCCCGCGAGCAGGGTGAAGAAGAAGAACCGCAGCGTGCCCTTGCCGGCATCCTGCGATGCCTTGACGACGTCGGCGAGGCCGATGATCGACACGAGCGCGGTCGCCTTGACCATCACCTGCCAGTTATTGCCGATGCCCGGCAGCGCGAAGCGCATCATCTGCGGGAACATCACGCGCGAGAACACCTGCCAGCTCGTCATGCCGTAGGCCGCGCCCGCTTCGAGCTGGCCGCGCGGGACCGCGAGAAACGCGCCGCGGAAGGTCTCGGTGAAGTACGCGCCATAGATGAAGCCGAGCACTGCGACGCCGGCCACGAACGGGTCGATGTCGATCTGGTCCCAGCCGAACGCGTCGGTCAGGTTGTTTAGCCAGATCTGGATGCTATAGAACAGCAGCAGCATCAGCACGAGATCGGGCACGCCGCGCACGAGCGTGGTGTACACGGTGCCGATGCCGTTCGAGAGGCGGTTCTTCGACAATTTCGCCGCCGCGCCGAGCAGACCCAGCACGAAAGCGAGCACGAGCGAGAACACCGCCAGCTTGACGGTTTGCCAGGTGCCGCTGAGAAGCAGCGGGCCGTAGCCTTGAAGGAACATAGGTAGTCCTCGACGATGCGCTCTTCGCGCACCGCGAAAGACGCGGCCCGCGTTGCGCCGCGTCGGGGGCGAGCGGTTGGCTCGTGACCCGCGGCGCACAGCGTGCCGCTGTGCAAATCATGCTGCAGAAACGTTGACGCTCCTGCAGCGCGCTTTTGGGACTTTCGTCTCGGATTGTTTTGAATCTACTGCCGGGTGCTCACACTGACACTGCTACTGCCGCCGGCCTGCGCCGGCTTGCTACTCCGTATCCTGCCTGTTTCGCTCAACGGCCAGGATAAATATCGAAGTCGAAGTAGTGTTTTTCGAGCTTTTTGAACGTGCCGTCCTGATGAACCTCGGCTAGCGCCTGGTTGAACTTCGCTTTCAGATCGGCATCGCCCTTGCGCAGACCGATCGCGGTGCCTTCGCCGATCGTCTTCGGATCATTCACTTCCGGACCGGCCCAGGCGAAGCCCTTGCCACGCGGCGTCTTCAGAAAGCCGACGTCGGCCTGCACTTCATCCTGCAGCGCGGCATCGAGGCGGCCCGACGTGAGATCCGCGTACACCTGGTCCTGATTCTGGTACGACACGACGACCACGCCCTTCGGTTCCCACCAGGCCTTCGCATACTGTTCCTGCGTCGAACCCTGCTCGACGCCGACGTGCTTGCCTTTCAGCGATTCAGGGGTGGGCAGAAGCGGCGAACCCGTCTTCGCGATCATCCGCGCGGGGGCGTCGAACAGCTTGTCGGAGAAGTCGATCTGCTCGCGCCGCTGGTCGGTGACGCTGAGCGAGGAAATGATCGCGTCGAACTTGCGTGCCTTCAGCGCCGGAATGATGCCGTCGAGATCCTGCGCGACCCACACGCACTTCACGTTCATCTTCGCGCACAGTGCGCGGGTCAAGTCGGCATCGAAACCGACGATACTGCCGTCAGTCGCCTTCGATTCGAAGGGCGGATAACTGGCGTCGACCCCGATGCGCACCGTTTTCCATTCCTTCGCCATCGCTCCGGTGGCCAAGACTGCCAGAGCCACGCAAAGTGCGAACTTCTTCATATTTCTCCTGAAACAAACTGATCGTCGTGATGATTCGACACGACTCGACGCCCGCCGGCCAAGGGCCGACGGTCGCTATTCTAGGCGGTCAAAATTGCCGTGCCGCCGGGATGTCGCCTCGCCCTGGTCGTCCTTCGCGGGCGGTTCGTCCGGCGCGGCGTGCGCTGATCCGGCGCGTTCGGTACTTATCGGGTGCGCCTTGCGAGGGTGTCGCGCGGGGCCGAAGCCCGCCGCGCGGCGCTCGCGGCCGTCCCGGCGAGGCTTGCCGGTGCGTCCTGAACGTCCCGCGGGACGTCCACGCGTCTTGAAAAGCGCGGTATTTTACCCGAAGAGCGGCAACGTGCCACTGCGGGACGGCAACGAGCGACAAGTCGCCGCGCAGGGCGTGGTTCGTGCGCGACGCCGGCGCGGTTTTCCCGGCGACGGGCTCGCCGGTCGCGCCGTGCGCGCGATTGCATGCATCGATGGAACGCTCCGGTGCGGCCGCGCACGATTGTTAAGTGGGCGCGTAGCCCCTACATTCCCGGCATCGCTCTGATTGATTACTTACCGGGAGACTCTCCATGATCGAGATTCGCCGCTCCGAAGAACGTGGCCACGCCAACCACGGCTGGCTCGACTCGTATCACAGCTTCTCGTTTGCCGATTACCGCGACCCACAGCACGTCCATTTTGGGCCGCTGCGGGTGATCAACGAGGACCGCATCGCCGGCGGCCAGGGTTTCGGCGCCCATGGTCATCGCGACATGGAGATCGTCACGTACGTGCTCGAAGGCGCGCTCGCGCATCGCGACAGTATGGGTAACGGCTCGACGATCCGTCCCGGCGATGTGCAGCGCATGAGCGCCGGCACTGGCGTGCAGCATAGCGAGTTCAACGCGTCGCGCGACGAACTCGCGCATCTGCTGCAGATCTGGATCATTCCGCGCCGCGCGGGCGACCAGCCCGGCTACGAGGAAAAGCGTTTCGACGCCGACAGCAAGCGCGGCCGCCTGCGCGTGATCGCGTCGCCCGATGGCCGCGACGGCTCGGTGACGATCCACGCGGACGCGTCGATCTACGCGGGACTGTTCGACGCCGCCGAACACGCGACGTTCGCGCTGCCGGCGGGGCGCCTCGCCTATCTGCACGTCGCGCGCGGCACGCTGAGCGTGAACGGTACGGTGCTCGCGGCGGGCGATGCCGCGAAGCTCAGCGATGTCGACACGGTGACACTGGAGCAGGGTGACAACGCGGAAGTGTTGCTGTTCGACCTCGGTCAGTTGAACGGCTGATTCGCGTGGGCCGCGCGTAAAGCCGCGAGCATCGCCCAACGAAAACGCCACGGAAAACCTCTTCCGTGGCGTTTTTTCATGTGCGAGGCGCCCTCCCTGGCCCGCCTCGCGGATGCATCGCGCCGCTTACTGATTAGCGGCCGGCGCCGATGCCGCACCCTTCTGATGCTCCCAGCGCTCGCCCATCTTCTCGTGACGCTGTTCCATCCGCTCGAAGCGCTTCTTCAGCGCGGTGCTGACGGTGGTCTTCTGCTGGTCGTTCAGGCCGTTATAGAACTTGAGCCACGCGTCGGTGGTTTGCTGACGCAGTTGCGCGTCCTTCTGCTCGATCTGCTGATGCGATGCGGCCATCGCGTTCAGATCGAGGATCGGCTGCTGCTGCGCGGCCTTGAACTGGTTGCGAGCCTGTTCGTGGTTGGCGCGCATCGCTTCGCGGTTCTGCTTCATCGTGTCGAGCGCGTTTTGCCACAGCTTTTCCTGATCCGCGTTCAGCTTCAGCTGGTCGTGGAGTTGGGTCAGTTCCTGCATGAAGTGGCCGTGCCAGCCGCCGGGGCCGCCGTGGGCGGGTTGCGCGGCATAAGCGGCGCCCGCGCCGATGGCGAGAGCGGTGGCAGCAACGGCGAGAACGCGCGACATCTTTTTGGTGGACATATGAGGCTCCTTGTAATGGAATAGCCGACGATGCAACCGGTCGTGGGACTGCCTGCACTCGGTAAGCCACAGCGTAGAGAACCGCACGGGCCGCTGTGTTACGCGTCGGGACGCGGCGATTACCAGCAATTACGTGCTGCTTTCACCGTAACACCCAGTAACCCTTGAGGCGGTTCGGAAAACGAAAACCCTTTCTGCCGCGCGTTAAACTTCATTCCATGGCTACTCAAATCCTTGTCGTCGACGACGACGTCGAACTTCGCGATCTGTTACGCGACTATCTCGCCCGTCAAGGCATCGAAGTTTCGGTGCTGCACGACGCGGGCTCGCTCGAACGGCGCCTCGAACGCGAGCGCCCCGACCTCATCGTGCTGGACCTCATGATGCCGGGCGTGGACGGCCTCACCGCGCTGCGCAAGCTGCGCGCGTCGGGCGACGATATCCCCGTCATCATGCTGACCGCGCGCGCGGATGACGTCGACCGTATCGTCGGCCTCGAACTCGGCGCGGACGACTACCTCGGCAAGCCGTTCAATCCGCGCGAATTGCTCGCGCGCGTGCAGGCGGTGTTGCGCCGCCGCCGCACGTTGCCGTCGGCGGCGGCGCCCGAGCAGCGCGAGCCGTTCAGCTTCGGCCGCTTCACGCTGGATTTCCAGTCGCGCACGCTGCATCTGGAAGACAAGCCGCTCACGCTGTCGGGCAGCGAGTTCGCTCTGCTGAAGATTTTCGTCAATCACCCCATGCGCACGCTCACGCGCGAGCGCCTGCTGGAACTGCTGCACGGTCCCGAGTACGACGGCACCGACCGCGGCATTGACGTGCAGGTGTGGCGCCTGCGCCGCATTCTCGAGACGGACCCGTCCACGCCGCGCTTCATCCAGACGGTGCGCGGCCGCGGTTACGTGTTCGTGCCGGACGGCGAGCAGCATGCGTCGGCCCATTGATTCGCTGTTCGGGCGGCTCGCGCTGCTCGTCGTCGCGGTGCTGATGCTGTCGCATTTCGCGTGGTATGCGCTAATGCGGGTCGAGCGCACGCAACTGCAAACGCGCTACGCGGTCGAGGAAGCGACCTTCCTCGTCGACGCGGTGCGTCAGCACGTCGCCCGCACACCGGATCAACCGTTGCCGTCGCGCGTGAAACTCGTCGACCCGGCGAGCCCGGACGTGCCGGCCGCGAACCCGAACATGCCGGCGTCGCTCGAGCGTTTCGTCGAGGACGTGCGCGACCGCATGCCGGCCGGCACCCAGGTGCGCGTCGGTCCACCCGGTGCTCCGCCCATGCTGTGGGTGCGCGCCGCGACCGACCAGAACTGGATCGTCGTGCCCGCGCAGCCGCTGCGCATGCCGCGTTCGCTCGACCGCACGGTGCTATGGCTCGCCACCATCTTCTCGTTCGCGGTGATGGCGGCGCTGTTCGCGGCATGGGCGCTGCAGCAACCGCTGCGCTCGCTCGCGCAGGCGGTCGCGCGCTTCGGCCGTGGGCTGCCGGTGCCACCGGTGCCCGAGCGCGGCCCGCGCGAGTTGCGGCAACTCACGCACGGCTTCAATCAGATGGTGCAGGAAGTCGGGCGCACCGAGCACGATCGCGCGGTGATGCTGGCCGGTGTGGCGCATGACCTGAAGACGCCGCTCGCACGTCTGCGGTTGCGCGCCGAAATGATGGACGACGCGAAGGCGCGCGACGGCGTCGTGCGCGATGTCGATTCGATGACGCATATCGTCGAGCAGTTCCTGGTGTTCGCGCACGACGGCGCGGACCGCAGCGAACCCGTGGAAGTGGATGCGCAGTGCGAGCGTGTCGTGCGCAGCTATCGGGCGGTGGCGGCCGGCGCGCCGACCGTACGGACGGAACTGAACGCGGGGCCGTCGTTTGTGTTGCCCGCCGCCACGCTCGACCGGATCCTGTCGAACCTGCTCGACAACGCGCATGCGTATGGCGCGCCGCCGGTGATTGTCGCGACCGCGCGCACGCCGCAGGGTTTTACGCTATCCATTAGCGACAACGGTCACGGCATCGCCGCGCAAGATCTGATCAACGCGAGCCGGCCGTTCGTGCGGCTCGATCCGGCTCGCGGCGGCAACGGCCATAGCGGACTGGGCCTCGCGATCGTCGAGCGGCTCGTGCGGCGCGCGGGCGGTGAATGGGAGATCGGCAATCACGGCGGCCGTGGCTTGCGCATATTGATGAGCTTTTCGTTCGAAGTGCTGCCGCGGGTTGCGGCGGCTTCGGAAAACGCCTGGTAGTAGCGGGGGTGTTCGAGTCGCGATGCGGGCGCGGGGCGTCGGCATCGCGAGCGGGGAGAGGTCAGTCTGAAAACAGCGTATTCAACGCGTTCGCCGTTTCGCTATCCACGGTATTCCACGTCACCGATTCCGCCTCGAAAATGTAGTGCGTCGTATATTTGCCGAGACGCGCGAGTATTTCCTCCTGAATCAGTTCCGGCGCTACCTCCAGTTTCAGATACCACGCGGTCGACGACAGACGCGTCTGGAACGCGCCGTATTCGGCGAGCAGCTGGTCGAATGCATCAGCGTCCTGATCGCGACAGACGATCACCAGATTTCCCTTCATGCAAATCTCCCGTTAGAGC from Paraburkholderia sp. HP33-1 includes the following:
- a CDS encoding porin yields the protein MKKALLAAALMSAGVVAHAQSSVTLYGRLDAGIEYMSGVPGSNNLNANGAATQHTTRWKAESGDWGTSLWGMKGVEDIGGGNKVLFQLEGSFNTMTGAGPGNGGLFNRWATVGVSNAQYGTFTMGRMLFISNGVWDFDPFGQSNWSSASLVRGRNWPQSSNNFAYQSPKFAGFDFYGQYALSNSTSWNGNGTTPQGREAGAQVTYTSSLFQVRGIYDEIRNSKTGALWGGAVANNGINTDNTSNGVFAASREYSALVNVFLGQFKVQAAYQAVRSAGATSVVYGQPTTLDHEWGGVTWQATPAAALIAAVYHVNGNNGAGNATIYTVGGSYNLSKRTLLDIQIAGVSNSRAANFGLNANNAGYAPETDNPLQGRAQTGVYAGIQHSF
- a CDS encoding periplasmic heavy metal sensor, with amino-acid sequence MSTKKMSRVLAVAATALAIGAGAAYAAQPAHGGPGGWHGHFMQELTQLHDQLKLNADQEKLWQNALDTMKQNREAMRANHEQARNQFKAAQQQPILDLNAMAASHQQIEQKDAQLRQQTTDAWLKFYNGLNDQQKTTVSTALKKRFERMEQRHEKMGERWEHQKGAASAPAANQ
- a CDS encoding ABC transporter permease, which codes for MIEIIQQYWRNYLFSDGYRFTGVAITLWLLVVSIGLGFCLSIPLSVARVSKKKWLAGLVWLYTYIFRGTPLYVQLLLCYTGLYSLEIIRNNELTNAFFRDGMHCTLLAFTLNTCAYTTEIFAGAIKATPYGEIEAARAYGMSSFTLYRRVILPSALRRALPYYSNEVILMLHATTVAFTATVPDILKIARDVNSATYQSFNAFGIAALLYLCISFALVWLFRRAERRWLAYLRPQGK
- a CDS encoding double-stranded DNA-specific endonuclease encodes the protein MKGNLVIVCRDQDADAFDQLLAEYGAFQTRLSSTAWYLKLEVAPELIQEEILARLGKYTTHYIFEAESVTWNTVDSETANALNTLFSD
- a CDS encoding ATP-binding protein is translated as MRRPIDSLFGRLALLVVAVLMLSHFAWYALMRVERTQLQTRYAVEEATFLVDAVRQHVARTPDQPLPSRVKLVDPASPDVPAANPNMPASLERFVEDVRDRMPAGTQVRVGPPGAPPMLWVRAATDQNWIVVPAQPLRMPRSLDRTVLWLATIFSFAVMAALFAAWALQQPLRSLAQAVARFGRGLPVPPVPERGPRELRQLTHGFNQMVQEVGRTEHDRAVMLAGVAHDLKTPLARLRLRAEMMDDAKARDGVVRDVDSMTHIVEQFLVFAHDGADRSEPVEVDAQCERVVRSYRAVAAGAPTVRTELNAGPSFVLPAATLDRILSNLLDNAHAYGAPPVIVATARTPQGFTLSISDNGHGIAAQDLINASRPFVRLDPARGGNGHSGLGLAIVERLVRRAGGEWEIGNHGGRGLRILMSFSFEVLPRVAAASENAW
- a CDS encoding ABC transporter ATP-binding protein, translated to MNSMKQKLFVDELHKKYGDNEVLKGVSLKANAGDVISVIGSSGSGKSTMLRCINFLEQPNAGRIFVDGEEVRTQTAKDGALRVSDPKQLQRVRTKLAMVFQHFNLWSHMNVLENIIEAPVHVLGLKRKEAEDRAREYLEKVGLAPRLEKQYPSHLSGGQQQRVAIARALAMHPDVMLFDEPTSALDPELVGEVLKVMQKLAEEGRTMIVVTHEMGFARNVSNHVMFLHQGRVEEEGHPDEVFKNTKSERLKQFLSGSLK
- a CDS encoding ABC transporter substrate-binding protein, which produces MKKFALCVALAVLATGAMAKEWKTVRIGVDASYPPFESKATDGSIVGFDADLTRALCAKMNVKCVWVAQDLDGIIPALKARKFDAIISSLSVTDQRREQIDFSDKLFDAPARMIAKTGSPLLPTPESLKGKHVGVEQGSTQEQYAKAWWEPKGVVVVSYQNQDQVYADLTSGRLDAALQDEVQADVGFLKTPRGKGFAWAGPEVNDPKTIGEGTAIGLRKGDADLKAKFNQALAEVHQDGTFKKLEKHYFDFDIYPGR
- a CDS encoding pirin family protein; protein product: MIEIRRSEERGHANHGWLDSYHSFSFADYRDPQHVHFGPLRVINEDRIAGGQGFGAHGHRDMEIVTYVLEGALAHRDSMGNGSTIRPGDVQRMSAGTGVQHSEFNASRDELAHLLQIWIIPRRAGDQPGYEEKRFDADSKRGRLRVIASPDGRDGSVTIHADASIYAGLFDAAEHATFALPAGRLAYLHVARGTLSVNGTVLAAGDAAKLSDVDTVTLEQGDNAEVLLFDLGQLNG
- the glnK gene encoding P-II family nitrogen regulator encodes the protein MKRITAVIKPFKLDEVREALAEVGLTGLTVTEVKGFGRQKGHTELYRGAEYVVDFLPKVKIEVVVADSQCDQVIDAIIGAARTGKIGDGKIFVADVERVIRIRTGEENEAAV
- a CDS encoding response regulator — protein: MATQILVVDDDVELRDLLRDYLARQGIEVSVLHDAGSLERRLERERPDLIVLDLMMPGVDGLTALRKLRASGDDIPVIMLTARADDVDRIVGLELGADDYLGKPFNPRELLARVQAVLRRRRTLPSAAAPEQREPFSFGRFTLDFQSRTLHLEDKPLTLSGSEFALLKIFVNHPMRTLTRERLLELLHGPEYDGTDRGIDVQVWRLRRILETDPSTPRFIQTVRGRGYVFVPDGEQHASAH
- a CDS encoding ABC transporter permease, coding for MFLQGYGPLLLSGTWQTVKLAVFSLVLAFVLGLLGAAAKLSKNRLSNGIGTVYTTLVRGVPDLVLMLLLFYSIQIWLNNLTDAFGWDQIDIDPFVAGVAVLGFIYGAYFTETFRGAFLAVPRGQLEAGAAYGMTSWQVFSRVMFPQMMRFALPGIGNNWQVMVKATALVSIIGLADVVKASQDAGKGTLRFFFFTLLAGAIYLLITTVSNFVLMYLEKRYSTGVRKADL